Proteins encoded by one window of Chrysiogenia bacterium:
- a CDS encoding PD40 domain-containing protein produces MLKQWDSGGVRCDLPVIRALMSALTILILLCIVSCGGDAGPLVLQPLGVPFETNRPIERTGPGVFAFPALSSDGRYLAFAAMGSSYLSGGADQTEILVRDRQIATFELISVDSNEVSANESSSDPFSPRTLDISGDGRRVAFTSKATNLVSTDSTNGYDIFVRDRSSGVTERVSIASNGDEANGNCFGPSISDDGKFVAFYSGATNLVADDTNAAQDVFVRSLQSQTTIRVSVAAGGAQANGNSQNNPGQQNNPGLSSNGRFVVFQSDATNLVAADTNSSTDIFVRDLGDSVTERVSVSSDEIEGNEQSWLAAISGNGRFVVFLSSASNLVPSDANGNGADLFVRDRVSGTTERIALGTGYSGGSNRSLSLSGNGGLIVFDADNSDLVPLDTNGVSDIFVVDRNADSIARVSIGIDNNQSNGASMFPAISGDGAYVSFESSATNLVGGASGVFVAPNPLSP; encoded by the coding sequence GTGCTCAAGCAGTGGGACTCAGGTGGGGTAAGATGCGATTTGCCAGTCATTCGAGCATTAATGAGCGCGCTCACGATATTGATTCTTCTATGTATCGTATCGTGCGGCGGGGACGCTGGCCCGCTGGTGCTGCAGCCGCTCGGCGTTCCATTTGAGACGAATCGACCAATTGAACGAACGGGTCCCGGAGTATTCGCATTTCCGGCGCTCTCTTCCGATGGCCGCTATTTGGCGTTTGCAGCCATGGGTTCCAGCTACCTTTCTGGGGGGGCTGATCAGACTGAAATCCTTGTGCGTGACCGTCAGATCGCTACGTTTGAATTGATCAGCGTTGATTCTAATGAAGTCAGCGCAAATGAATCGAGTAGTGATCCTTTTTCTCCCCGAACGTTGGACATTTCCGGTGATGGCCGCCGTGTTGCGTTCACATCTAAAGCCACCAATCTTGTGTCTACTGACTCGACGAACGGGTATGACATATTTGTTCGAGACCGATCGAGCGGGGTTACCGAGCGCGTCAGTATCGCCTCAAATGGTGATGAGGCGAACGGCAACTGTTTTGGGCCGTCGATTTCAGATGATGGTAAGTTTGTGGCGTTCTATTCTGGCGCAACTAATCTGGTGGCGGATGACACGAATGCCGCTCAGGACGTATTCGTCCGTAGCCTACAGTCTCAGACGACTATTCGGGTGAGCGTTGCAGCTGGTGGAGCCCAGGCAAACGGAAACAGCCAGAACAATCCAGGACAACAAAACAATCCGGGGCTTTCGTCGAATGGGCGATTTGTAGTGTTTCAATCGGATGCAACAAACCTGGTTGCAGCTGACACGAACTCGTCAACAGATATTTTTGTGCGTGACCTTGGGGATTCCGTTACGGAACGAGTTAGTGTCAGTTCAGATGAAATCGAAGGGAATGAGCAGAGCTGGCTGGCAGCCATCTCAGGTAATGGGCGATTCGTCGTTTTCTTGTCATCGGCATCCAATCTTGTCCCGTCGGATGCCAACGGCAATGGCGCTGATCTTTTTGTGCGTGATCGTGTTTCAGGGACCACTGAGCGAATAGCGCTTGGCACTGGTTACAGCGGGGGCTCAAATCGCTCTCTGTCGTTGTCAGGCAATGGAGGCTTGATTGTCTTCGATGCGGATAACTCAGATCTCGTCCCATTGGATACGAATGGGGTCTCAGACATTTTTGTGGTTGATCGAAACGCGGATAGTATTGCCAGAGTTAGCATTGGTATTGATAATAACCAATCGAACGGTGCGAGCATGTTTCCTGCGATCTCAGGCGACGGCGCTTATGTATCGTTTGAGTCTTCCGCGACAAATTTGGTCGGCGGTGCATCGGGCGTTTTCGTAGCACCGAACCCTTTGTCCCCCTAG